A genomic stretch from Chitinophaga agri includes:
- a CDS encoding PD40 domain-containing protein translates to MMKLVLFVLILLSQIKAFAQTTIKSSTAYLGETPPGMTPVKFAPGVISLPDQHEFGSVFSRDGHECYYAVDIKGRAEIRYMQLKKGQWTKPVTILTDPLFSYNDPMLSPDQNRLYFISDRPVVGSADKKDYDIWYVKRKGDRWSAPVNAGKAINSGRHEYYVSFSNSGTMYFSSNSHANEKRTDNFDIYAASCVNDEFGQPVPLPDAINTVAYEADVFVAGDESYLIFCAARADGYGAGDLYISFRKRDGTWTNAKNMGDRINTPGHELCPFVTADGKYLFYTSSRDIYWIDARVIDTFR, encoded by the coding sequence ATGATGAAGCTAGTTTTGTTCGTGCTCATACTGCTCTCTCAAATCAAAGCCTTTGCGCAAACAACAATAAAGTCATCTACAGCATATTTAGGCGAAACACCACCAGGTATGACGCCCGTTAAATTTGCGCCTGGCGTTATATCATTGCCGGATCAGCATGAATTTGGTTCCGTCTTTTCGCGTGACGGACACGAATGCTATTATGCTGTTGATATAAAGGGCAGGGCGGAGATCAGGTACATGCAGCTGAAGAAGGGACAATGGACAAAACCGGTAACAATACTTACTGATCCTTTATTTAGTTATAATGACCCTATGTTGTCTCCGGATCAAAACAGGCTATACTTTATATCTGATCGCCCAGTAGTCGGATCGGCCGATAAAAAGGATTACGATATCTGGTATGTGAAAAGAAAAGGGGATCGCTGGTCAGCACCTGTTAATGCAGGCAAAGCTATCAATTCCGGCAGGCATGAATACTACGTATCTTTCTCAAATAGCGGCACTATGTATTTTTCATCCAATAGCCATGCGAACGAGAAGAGAACGGACAACTTTGATATCTATGCCGCTTCCTGTGTAAATGACGAATTCGGGCAACCTGTTCCTTTGCCGGACGCCATTAATACGGTAGCTTATGAAGCAGATGTTTTTGTAGCAGGTGATGAATCCTATCTTATCTTTTGTGCTGCGCGTGCTGATGGATATGGTGCGGGGGATCTTTACATTAGTTTCAGAAAGCGTGATGGTACATGGACGAACGCAAAGAACATGGGAGACAGGATCAATACCCCGGGGCACGAGCTGTGTCCTTTTGTGACGGCAGACGGAAAGTATTTGTTCTACACCAGCAGCAGGGATATTTACTGGATAGATGCCCGCGTTATAGATACCTTCAGGTAA
- a CDS encoding DUF5996 family protein yields the protein MKGSLLQQDNWPVLKFDELKGTLAAVHLWTQIVGKIRLRKMPWLNHSWHVTLYVTAHGLSSGSMPYEHGIFQMDFDFQQHQLIITTSKGNRETVALAPGTVADFYKEVFRKLSAAGVTLSIYTTPNELEGATPFEEDHEQRPYDKLKMEDYWQALVRVHNVLTRFRSGFTGKCSPVHFFWGAFDLAVTRFSGRDAPLHHGQAPNMPAEVMQESYSKEVSSCGFWSGSEQYPHPVFYSYCYPGNEAFGEQPVQPAGAFYSKEMGEYLLHYDVVQQADHPEETLLAFLESTYEACANTANWDREALECDLSKYEKEYGCFKQV from the coding sequence ATGAAAGGATCACTTTTACAACAGGACAACTGGCCTGTATTGAAATTTGACGAACTGAAAGGTACATTGGCGGCGGTCCATCTATGGACGCAGATAGTGGGAAAGATCCGTCTCCGGAAGATGCCCTGGTTAAATCATTCGTGGCATGTGACATTGTATGTGACGGCTCATGGACTTAGCTCAGGCAGTATGCCGTATGAGCATGGGATCTTTCAGATGGATTTCGACTTTCAGCAACATCAGCTGATCATTACCACCAGTAAAGGGAACCGGGAAACAGTTGCGTTGGCGCCAGGGACAGTGGCAGACTTTTACAAAGAGGTGTTCAGAAAGCTGTCGGCGGCGGGTGTAACGCTATCGATCTACACAACGCCTAACGAACTGGAAGGGGCGACCCCTTTCGAGGAGGATCATGAACAGCGTCCGTACGATAAGCTGAAAATGGAGGATTACTGGCAGGCGCTGGTACGGGTACACAATGTACTGACGCGTTTCAGGTCGGGCTTTACTGGTAAGTGTAGTCCGGTACATTTCTTCTGGGGTGCTTTTGACCTGGCGGTTACCAGGTTCTCAGGCAGGGATGCGCCTTTGCACCATGGTCAGGCACCTAACATGCCGGCGGAGGTGATGCAGGAATCTTATTCAAAGGAAGTCAGCTCCTGTGGCTTCTGGTCAGGCAGTGAGCAATATCCGCATCCGGTGTTCTACTCTTATTGTTATCCGGGTAATGAGGCATTCGGAGAGCAGCCTGTTCAGCCAGCCGGCGCTTTTTATAGTAAAGAGATGGGGGAGTACCTGCTGCATTACGATGTGGTACAACAGGCAGATCATCCTGAAGAGACGTTACTGGCCTTTCTGGAATCTACTTATGAGGCATGTGCCAATACGGCCAACTGGGATCGTGAAGCACTGGAATGTGACCTTTCTAAATATGAAAAGGAATACGGCTGTTTTAAGCAGGTATAA
- a CDS encoding SDR family oxidoreductase — MGRLKDKVVVITGAAMGLGLAAASEAAKNGAILSLVDYNAESLEKAKAELLSKYPDIKILTSVADVSNEAAVKKYVDDTVKEFGTIHGFYNNAGIEGRQAPMVEYDLDVFRKVIDINLMGVYYGLRYIIPVMQQQSYGRIVNVASVGGIRGVMNQTAYVATKHAVAGITKNAALEYGRDGILTNAIAPGAILTPMVAEAFKQVNPADPKAAETIYAQANPTKRLGLPEEVGKLVVFLLSDDCSYVSGQVIAIDGGQSNSYGNV, encoded by the coding sequence ATGGGACGTTTAAAAGATAAGGTAGTCGTAATTACAGGAGCAGCAATGGGACTTGGTTTGGCAGCCGCATCAGAGGCTGCAAAGAATGGTGCAATATTATCCCTGGTGGATTATAATGCGGAATCCCTGGAGAAGGCGAAAGCAGAATTGCTGAGTAAATACCCAGATATAAAGATATTAACTTCGGTGGCAGATGTTTCCAATGAAGCTGCTGTAAAAAAGTATGTGGACGATACCGTGAAGGAATTTGGTACTATACACGGATTTTATAATAACGCAGGTATTGAGGGGCGGCAGGCACCAATGGTGGAGTACGACCTGGATGTGTTCAGGAAAGTGATTGATATTAACCTGATGGGTGTTTATTATGGGTTGAGGTATATCATTCCGGTGATGCAGCAACAATCGTATGGCAGGATCGTCAATGTGGCTTCAGTAGGTGGTATAAGAGGCGTGATGAATCAGACAGCCTATGTGGCTACGAAACATGCAGTTGCCGGTATCACGAAGAACGCTGCACTGGAATATGGCAGAGATGGCATCCTTACGAATGCGATCGCTCCTGGCGCTATCCTGACGCCAATGGTTGCGGAGGCGTTCAAACAGGTAAATCCTGCGGATCCGAAAGCAGCAGAAACAATATATGCACAGGCGAATCCTACTAAACGTCTTGGTTTACCCGAGGAAGTAGGTAAGCTGGTGGTATTCCTGCTGAGCGACGATTGTAGCTACGTGAGCGGACAGGTAATAGCCATTGACGGCGGACAATCAAACAGCTATGGTAATGTGTAA
- a CDS encoding AraC family transcriptional regulator produces the protein MKNSRDIPLHTLPALPFLASDQRTAFGEHWPSHRIDFYAIIWFMEDSDVHFIDFESYPIKKNAVYLIGQHQVHSIPSKVLPKAKTIVFSASFFHRIEEPFLRQLFLPFANDGIAIPDQMCGPLAELFNLIVLENNGPSDLTLLLKYTTVFLWHLYRFANHQLTVTAGEDSRIIKLFYLLEEHYTEERSASFYAQQIGLTPKRTNEILRERTGMTISQLLYQLLLIEAKRALFHGKMSIKEIAYQLGFTDQSYFARFFKKHTGITPEEFREKESPRFRIPS, from the coding sequence ATGAAAAATTCCCGCGATATTCCGCTGCATACTTTACCGGCGCTCCCTTTTCTCGCGTCCGATCAGCGGACGGCATTCGGAGAACACTGGCCCAGCCACCGGATCGATTTTTATGCTATCATCTGGTTTATGGAGGATAGTGACGTACATTTTATAGATTTCGAATCTTACCCCATAAAGAAGAATGCGGTATACCTGATCGGGCAGCACCAGGTACATTCCATTCCGTCCAAAGTGCTGCCTAAAGCAAAAACGATCGTCTTCTCGGCCTCATTCTTCCATCGTATAGAAGAGCCGTTCCTCCGGCAGCTATTCCTGCCTTTCGCCAATGATGGCATAGCTATCCCCGATCAGATGTGTGGACCATTAGCTGAGCTGTTCAATCTGATCGTACTGGAGAATAACGGACCGTCCGACCTTACGTTGCTCCTGAAATATACTACCGTTTTTCTGTGGCATCTTTACCGTTTTGCCAATCATCAGTTAACAGTTACCGCAGGAGAAGACAGCCGCATCATCAAATTATTCTACCTGCTGGAAGAACATTATACAGAGGAAAGATCTGCCAGCTTCTATGCGCAGCAGATCGGGCTGACGCCTAAGAGGACCAATGAGATCCTACGGGAGAGGACAGGGATGACCATCAGTCAGCTGTTGTACCAGTTACTGCTGATAGAAGCAAAGCGTGCATTGTTTCATGGTAAAATGTCCATCAAGGAGATTGCCTATCAACTTGGTTTCACCGATCAGTCATACTTCGCACGGTTTTTTAAAAAGCATACCGGCATAACGCCGGAGGAATTCAGAGAAAAGGAAAGTCCCCGCTTCCGGATACCATCTTAA
- a CDS encoding YdeI/OmpD-associated family protein, which translates to MKNNTDPRVDQFLAKTNRWKEEMTLLRKIILDINLLREDYKWMHPCYTFQSANVVLIHGFKEYCALLFHKGALLKDAKGLLIQQTENVQSARQLRFTDISQIREQEADIKAYIKEAIALEKAGVKVAMKETADYAVPAEFQQRLDTNGALQKAFNALTPGRQRGYLFYFSQAKQSKTRESRIDKYLQKILNGEGLDD; encoded by the coding sequence ATGAAAAACAATACAGATCCAAGAGTTGATCAGTTCCTGGCGAAAACCAACAGATGGAAAGAGGAAATGACTTTGCTGCGAAAGATCATACTTGACATTAACCTGCTTAGGGAGGATTATAAATGGATGCATCCCTGTTATACATTTCAGTCCGCCAATGTGGTGCTTATTCACGGATTTAAGGAATACTGTGCATTGTTATTCCATAAAGGCGCGCTGTTAAAGGATGCTAAAGGGCTCTTAATTCAGCAGACAGAGAATGTGCAGTCAGCCCGTCAGCTCAGATTTACAGACATCAGCCAGATCAGGGAGCAGGAAGCGGACATCAAGGCCTATATAAAGGAAGCCATAGCCCTGGAGAAGGCAGGTGTGAAAGTTGCCATGAAAGAGACGGCAGATTATGCCGTACCGGCAGAGTTTCAGCAACGACTGGATACTAATGGGGCCCTGCAGAAGGCTTTTAACGCGCTGACGCCCGGCCGGCAACGTGGATACCTGTTTTATTTCTCTCAGGCAAAACAGTCTAAGACGCGGGAGTCGCGGATAGATAAATACCTGCAGAAGATCCTCAATGGAGAGGGGCTTGATGATTAA
- a CDS encoding histidine kinase dimerization/phosphoacceptor domain -containing protein — MNRTALRTVYLLSFLLICFNIGVVAQKGDDLTRLAARVKTDRLDTSLISQLWRQGEYYAAKNNAGPREGDSLLMVAEYIRTISERHQYQRGRGLYLLMQAKGKRFSGKAAEGKVEAKSALEMLSANGRPLEHASALIEWGGTFSNSMADLPEKIRFYSSAANIYHQQHHVLEEARILEFVADLYHIQRQYEQSIKLLNEALRLYKSINHSRIQGVYALMGAVYAESEEFLKALRYNQLAVSTAEELGDTTTTLMTAIYNRLGMNYFDIRSLHQAMGYYLKGLRSARNTNDSPAIRNLLLNIAQCDQFLGNYQQALDTLQVADKIHTMMDLPDTIFSNMLSMRIHLLMDDVNRASPYYRNLLMFYHQRMISGVQKQMIRVALAQYLQACGRFGASYPYLDAFREDRERYGSTINRTLIYELCASRADSATGNMSGALSHYQRYKTLSDSLAALTTGRQIGQLQMAFETEKKDKDILLLQRMNSIQQESLHRERTIRYVIIGAVILLFAFCLVLYKAYGMKKDSNRKLESQQVQLKKLLDEKEWLLKEIHHRVKNNLQMVISLLNSQSAFLDNDAAITAIRNSQHRMYAMSLIHQKLYQTEGLSTINMQWYVRELVNYMEDCFDTSGKIHFNLAVISAEFDVAQAVPVGLILNEIVSNAIKYAFPGGRGGNIVISLEQEKNEYILKVADNGIGLPEDYDISTSQSLGMSLIYGLSQQLDGVLEVRNNKGLCFDLRFAAGCQFYTNPDLSTDPAGVSVRHSQVV, encoded by the coding sequence ATGAATCGGACTGCTCTCCGAACAGTTTACCTGCTTTCTTTTTTATTGATATGCTTTAATATTGGTGTGGTGGCCCAGAAAGGTGATGATCTTACCAGACTGGCCGCGCGTGTTAAGACGGACAGACTTGACACGTCATTGATCTCGCAGTTATGGCGACAGGGCGAATACTATGCCGCCAAAAATAACGCGGGCCCAAGGGAAGGCGACAGTCTGCTGATGGTAGCGGAATACATACGCACGATCAGTGAAAGGCATCAATACCAGCGAGGTAGGGGGCTGTATTTGCTGATGCAGGCAAAAGGAAAGAGGTTCTCAGGAAAGGCGGCGGAGGGAAAAGTGGAGGCAAAAAGTGCACTGGAAATGCTCAGTGCCAATGGCAGACCGCTGGAACATGCGAGTGCACTCATAGAATGGGGAGGAACGTTTTCCAACAGCATGGCAGATCTGCCGGAAAAGATAAGGTTCTATTCATCGGCAGCGAACATTTATCATCAGCAACACCATGTTTTAGAAGAGGCCCGTATACTCGAATTTGTGGCGGATCTCTATCATATTCAAAGACAATATGAACAATCGATTAAATTACTGAATGAGGCATTACGTCTCTATAAGTCGATCAATCACTCCCGTATACAGGGCGTATATGCATTGATGGGGGCAGTATACGCTGAGTCAGAAGAGTTTCTGAAGGCATTACGTTATAATCAGCTGGCAGTTTCGACTGCTGAAGAGCTGGGGGATACCACGACAACGTTGATGACGGCTATCTATAACCGGCTTGGTATGAATTATTTCGATATCCGGTCGCTTCATCAGGCAATGGGATATTACCTGAAAGGGCTCCGCTCTGCGCGCAACACCAATGATTCTCCGGCTATACGTAATCTCCTCTTGAATATTGCACAATGCGACCAGTTTTTAGGTAATTATCAGCAGGCACTGGATACTTTGCAGGTCGCTGACAAGATCCATACAATGATGGACTTGCCGGATACTATATTTTCTAATATGCTGTCGATGAGAATTCATCTACTGATGGATGATGTCAACCGCGCCTCACCTTATTACAGAAACCTGCTTATGTTTTATCATCAACGTATGATCAGCGGGGTACAAAAGCAGATGATACGTGTGGCGCTCGCTCAATATCTTCAGGCTTGCGGGCGGTTCGGCGCTTCGTATCCTTATCTGGATGCCTTTAGAGAGGATCGCGAGCGATATGGCAGTACTATTAACCGGACGTTGATATATGAACTTTGTGCATCCAGAGCTGATTCAGCAACGGGTAACATGAGTGGTGCACTTTCTCACTATCAGCGATACAAAACATTATCAGACTCGCTGGCGGCACTGACCACCGGCCGCCAGATCGGGCAGCTACAAATGGCCTTCGAAACAGAGAAAAAAGATAAGGACATTTTGTTGCTGCAGCGCATGAATAGTATTCAGCAGGAGAGTCTGCATCGCGAACGGACTATCCGCTATGTGATCATCGGCGCCGTAATACTGTTATTTGCCTTTTGCCTTGTACTGTATAAGGCATATGGCATGAAAAAAGATTCCAACCGGAAACTGGAAAGTCAGCAGGTGCAGTTAAAAAAACTATTGGACGAAAAGGAATGGCTGCTGAAAGAAATTCATCACAGGGTGAAGAATAACCTGCAAATGGTCATTAGTCTGCTGAACAGTCAGAGCGCCTTTCTGGACAACGACGCTGCTATCACGGCTATCAGAAACAGTCAGCACCGTATGTATGCGATGTCGCTGATACATCAGAAACTTTATCAGACCGAAGGATTAAGCACCATCAATATGCAATGGTATGTCAGGGAGCTGGTGAACTACATGGAAGATTGTTTCGATACATCCGGTAAGATACATTTCAACCTCGCGGTTATCTCCGCTGAATTTGACGTTGCACAGGCAGTACCTGTGGGACTAATACTGAATGAAATAGTAAGTAATGCGATAAAGTATGCGTTTCCGGGTGGACGTGGCGGTAATATTGTGATCAGCCTGGAGCAGGAAAAGAATGAGTATATACTGAAAGTGGCAGATAATGGGATCGGATTACCCGAAGATTATGATATCAGTACCAGTCAGTCACTGGGTATGAGCCTGATCTATGGGCTGAGCCAGCAGCTGGATGGCGTGTTGGAAGTACGCAACAACAAAGGTCTTTGTTTTGATCTGCGGTTTGCAGCAGGCTGTCAGTTCTACACCAATCCCGATCTGTCAACAGATCCGGCAGGTGTGTCTGTCAGGCACAGTCAGGTTGTTTAA
- a CDS encoding SDR family oxidoreductase translates to MDSRNLYTRRQALGGISAGLASLMVATPGLGAAGAPGAGGVAAGGIEDPTTKYPKPPFKEQQQPWPGLASKMEPRPDHGETSYKGANRLAGRKALITGGDSGMGRAAAIAYAREGADVAINYLPAEEEDAREVIELIKKAGRKAVAIPGDLRDEAFCKKMVDEAVRQLGGLDILVNNAARQQTQASIMDITSEAFDATMKTNIYAPFWTIKAALPHLKPGAVIIATSSVQASDPSAELYDYAQTKAATTSYVKSLAKQLAEKGIRVNGVAPGPIWTPLQVSGGATMEKLKNFGGDTPFKRPGQPAELASIYVQLAASDNSYATGQIYGSSGGHGQP, encoded by the coding sequence ATGGACAGCAGAAATTTGTATACCCGTCGCCAGGCTCTTGGAGGCATTAGCGCAGGACTGGCGTCGCTGATGGTTGCCACACCCGGACTCGGTGCAGCGGGAGCACCTGGTGCAGGAGGAGTGGCAGCAGGAGGGATAGAAGATCCTACAACCAAATATCCCAAACCGCCATTTAAGGAACAACAGCAACCCTGGCCGGGACTGGCGTCTAAAATGGAGCCCAGACCCGACCACGGTGAAACCAGTTATAAAGGTGCTAACAGACTTGCCGGCAGGAAGGCGCTGATCACCGGAGGAGATTCCGGTATGGGAAGAGCAGCAGCTATTGCTTATGCAAGGGAAGGTGCTGATGTCGCCATCAACTATTTACCGGCAGAAGAAGAAGATGCAAGGGAAGTGATCGAACTGATCAAGAAAGCCGGACGTAAAGCCGTCGCTATTCCCGGTGACCTGCGCGATGAAGCCTTTTGTAAAAAGATGGTAGACGAAGCTGTACGTCAGCTGGGTGGGCTGGACATACTGGTGAATAATGCTGCACGTCAGCAAACGCAGGCGAGTATTATGGATATCACCAGCGAGGCCTTTGATGCCACGATGAAGACGAATATCTATGCACCGTTCTGGACGATCAAGGCAGCGCTGCCTCATCTCAAACCAGGAGCCGTGATCATTGCTACATCAAGCGTGCAGGCATCAGACCCGTCAGCAGAGTTGTATGATTATGCACAGACCAAAGCAGCCACTACCAGCTACGTAAAATCTCTTGCGAAACAACTCGCAGAAAAAGGGATTCGCGTGAATGGAGTAGCACCTGGTCCTATCTGGACGCCGCTGCAGGTAAGCGGGGGCGCGACAATGGAAAAGCTGAAGAACTTCGGAGGAGATACGCCCTTTAAACGTCCCGGTCAACCGGCTGAACTGGCTTCTATTTATGTGCAGCTGGCAGCCAGTGACAATAGCTATGCTACCGGACAGATCTACGGTTCTTCCGGGGGACACGGGCAGCCATAA
- a CDS encoding glycoside hydrolase family 2 TIM barrel-domain containing protein produces the protein MTPNRIKRCLLLPCILLFLVYGCNDKSTVRSSGKVHISRENGKYVLYRDGAPFIVKGGAGYTNMSALKAIGGNTIRTWDTTNLQAILDEAAAHGLAVIAGFYVPESKYMSSFYQDDRKVAAQYNAFRDVIKRYRSHPALLMWCLGNEVDFPYKPNYNRFYTIYNALLDMIHQEDPDHPVTTTMVNYQFRNILNLRLKVTQLDLISFNTFGDLKKLERKLSINSWLWSGPFLITEWGIYSPQESGTTAWSAPIEPSSTLKAKHYHELYADYLPVNNPRFLGAMTFYWGQKRETTPTWYSILDQNGTKTAIAREMEYFWANKTPPHPPPAVDLLLLNGKKPTDNIFLRPDTVQTAELQLTNADSSPLRIVWKVTDEDFDPNNVIPPLEYAADITPHNSARITFRSPGKEGPYRLYSWVYDNYGNVTTANTPFYVIGNKSKNTGPHTTAYKN, from the coding sequence ATGACACCAAACAGAATCAAACGGTGCTTACTGTTACCCTGTATCCTCCTGTTCCTCGTGTATGGATGTAATGATAAAAGTACGGTCAGGTCTTCCGGAAAAGTGCATATATCCAGGGAAAATGGTAAGTACGTATTGTATAGGGACGGCGCTCCATTCATCGTAAAAGGAGGCGCCGGGTACACGAATATGTCCGCGTTGAAAGCAATAGGCGGTAACACCATCCGTACATGGGATACCACCAACCTGCAGGCCATTCTCGACGAAGCTGCTGCCCATGGGCTCGCGGTGATTGCCGGCTTTTATGTACCGGAAAGTAAATACATGTCGTCATTTTACCAGGACGACAGGAAAGTCGCCGCCCAGTATAATGCCTTCCGTGATGTCATTAAACGGTATCGCTCGCATCCGGCCCTGCTCATGTGGTGCCTGGGAAATGAAGTGGACTTCCCGTATAAACCGAATTACAACAGGTTCTATACGATCTATAATGCACTCCTGGATATGATACACCAGGAAGACCCCGACCATCCTGTTACCACCACCATGGTCAATTATCAGTTCCGGAATATTCTGAATCTCCGCCTGAAAGTGACGCAGCTGGACCTCATCTCCTTCAATACCTTCGGTGACCTTAAGAAACTGGAACGTAAGCTATCTATAAACAGCTGGCTGTGGAGTGGCCCTTTCCTCATCACTGAATGGGGCATCTACTCTCCCCAGGAATCCGGTACGACTGCCTGGAGTGCCCCCATTGAACCTTCCAGCACCCTAAAGGCTAAACATTACCACGAACTATACGCCGACTACCTCCCGGTAAACAATCCCCGTTTTTTGGGGGCAATGACCTTTTACTGGGGACAAAAAAGAGAAACCACTCCAACGTGGTACAGCATACTGGATCAAAACGGGACTAAAACAGCTATTGCCAGGGAAATGGAATACTTCTGGGCCAATAAGACCCCACCTCACCCACCTCCGGCAGTCGATCTGCTGCTGCTGAACGGGAAGAAGCCAACAGACAATATCTTTCTGCGTCCCGACACTGTACAAACCGCTGAACTGCAGCTGACCAACGCTGACAGTTCCCCGCTCCGCATTGTATGGAAAGTCACTGATGAAGATTTCGATCCTAACAACGTAATACCCCCGCTCGAATACGCCGCCGATATTACGCCGCATAACAGCGCCCGGATCACATTCCGCTCCCCGGGGAAGGAAGGCCCCTACCGCCTTTATTCATGGGTTTATGATAATTATGGAAATGTAACCACCGCCAATACACCCTTTTACGTAATTGGAAACAAAAGTAAAAACACCGGCCCGCATACTACGGCCTACAAGAACTGA